The sequence CGCACCTCCAGCTCCACCAGCTCCAACAGCTCCGGGTCGTCCACCATGTCCACCTTGTTCATGAACACCACGATGTAGGGCACATTCACCTGCTTGGCCAACAGGATGTGCTCCCGGGTCTGCGGCATCGGCCCGTCGGCCGCCGACACCACCAGGATCGCCCCATCCATCTGGGCCGCCCCCGTGATCATGTTCTTCACATAGTCGGCGTGCCCCGGACAGTCCACGTGGGCATAGTGCCGCTTGTCCGACTCGTACTCCACGTGCGCCGTGGCAATCGTGATCCCCCGCTCCCGCTCCTCCGGCGCCTTGTCGATCTGGTCGTACGCCGTAAACTGCGCCAGCCCCTTCTTCGCCTGGATCGCCGTGATCGCCGCCGTCAGCGTCGTCTTCCCGTGGTCCACGTGCCCGATCGTCCCCACGTTCACATGCGGCTTCGTCCGCTCGAATTTGGCCTTGGCCATGATCGTCCTATCCTCGAGGCTTCCTGGGAAAAGAAGGCGGCGTGCCTGCCGGCTGCCTACGCCTTCGCCTTGCTGATGATCTGCTCC comes from Gemmatimonadales bacterium and encodes:
- a CDS encoding GTP-binding protein is translated as MAKAKFERTKPHVNVGTIGHVDHGKTTLTAAITAIQAKKGLAQFTAYDQIDKAPEERERGITIATAHVEYESDKRHYAHVDCPGHADYVKNMITGAAQMDGAILVVSAADGPMPQTREHILLAKQVNVPYIVVFMNKVDMVDDPELLELVELEVR